One part of the Melitaea cinxia chromosome 8, ilMelCinx1.1, whole genome shotgun sequence genome encodes these proteins:
- the LOC123655940 gene encoding protein mothers against dpp, whose amino-acid sequence MDTDDGESSSSGPMSSLNSLFSFTSPAVKKLLGWKQGDEEEKWAEKAVDSLVKKLKKRKGAIEELERALSCPGTPSKCVTIPRSLDGRLQVSHRKGLPHVIYCRVWRWPDLQSHHELKPLEICQFPFSAKQKEVCINPYHYKRVESPVLPPVLVPRHSEFAPGHSLLPFQRTTEPAMPHNVSYSGSGFPPSATSELPDTPPPAYSPPSDDTEPPGEVAPVSYQEPLYWASVAYYELNCRVGEVFHCNSHSVVVDGFTDPSNNSDRFCLGQLSNVNRNSTIENTRRHIGKGVHLYYVGGEVYAECLSDAAIFVQSRNCNHHHGFHPSTVCKIPPGCSLKIFNNREFAQLLSQSVNHGFEAVYELTKMCTIRMSFVKGWGAEYHRQDVTSTPCWIEIHLHGPLQWLDKVLTQMGSPHNAISSVS is encoded by the exons GGTGATGAAGAAGAGAAATGGGCAGAGAAAGCTGTGGACAGCCTGGTGAAGAAACTGAAGAAACGGAAGGGAGCCATCGAGGAGTTGGAGCGTGCGCTGTCCTGCCCCGGAACACCTTCGAAATGCGTCACTATACCTCGATCGCTGGATGGACGGTTGCAG gtCTCACATCGCAAAGGCCTGCCACACGTGATCTATTGCCGCGTATGGCGATGGCCCGACTTGCAGAGCCATCACGAATTAAAACCCCTCGAAATCTGCCAATTCCCATTCAGCGCCAAGCAAAAGGAGGTATGCATCAACCCCTACCACTATAAACGCGTCGAAAGTCCAGTACTACCCCCTGTTCTCGTGCCCCGGCATTCAGAATTCGCCCCGGGGCACTCCTTACTACCCTTCCAGAGGACGACGGAACCGGCCATGCCCCACAACGTATCGTACTCCGGATCTGGATTCCCACCATCGGCGACTTCAGAACTTCCCGACACTCCACCTCCAGCGTATTCACCTCCATCAGATGATACAGAACCCCCCGGGGAAGTAGCCCCGGTTTCGTACCAAGAACCCCTATATTGGGCGTCGGTAGCGTATTACGAGCTGAACTGTCGAGTCGGTGAGGTTTTCCATTGCAACTCCCACTCAGTAGTAGTTGACGGTTTCACCGACCCGTCAAACAATAGCGACAGATTTTGTCTCGGTCAACTTAGTAACGTGAATCGGAACTCCACTATAGAGAACACGAGGCGTCATATAGGTAAAGGGGTTCATTTGTACTACGTGGGGGGCGAGGTGTACGCAGAGTGTTTGTCGGATGCTGCGATCTTTGTTCAGAGTCGCAATTGTAATCACCATCACGGTTTCCACCCCTCGACCGTTTGCAAGATACCGCCTGGGTGTTCTTTGAAGATATTCAATAATCGGGAGTTTGCTCAGCTCCTGTCACAGAGCGTGAATCATGGTTTCGAGGCGGTTTACGAGTTGACTAAGATGTGTACTATCAGGATGTCGTTCGTAAAGGGCTGGGGGGCGGAGTACCACAGACAGGATGTGACGTCAACGCCCTGCTGGATCGAGATCCACCTCCATGGACCCCTCCAGTGGCTAGACAAAGTTTTGACACAAATGGGCTCCCCCCACAACGCGATATCGTCTGTGTCCTAG